One stretch of Mycteria americana isolate JAX WOST 10 ecotype Jacksonville Zoo and Gardens chromosome 16, USCA_MyAme_1.0, whole genome shotgun sequence DNA includes these proteins:
- the TMEM94 gene encoding transmembrane protein 94 isoform X2 yields MDLKEKCQDEMTSSLGLTTKKALTILRDQLSALLEGHQKERKKVTSWKEVWRSSFLYHGNRCSCFHWPGASLMLLAVLLLLCCYGSQPQGSQGAEIVNALALFLLLLLDLFMIGRQERLKCREVERRLQTIIYKINDTLGKEVKWPDSMYPDLHMPYAPSWSLHWAYRDGHLVNLPVSLLVEGDVIALRPGQESFASLRGIKDDEHIVLEPGDLFPPFSPPPSPRGEVKKGPQNPQLYRLFRVLKTPIIDNVRWCLEMALSRPVTALDNERFTVQSVMLKYAVPIVLAGFLITNAVRFIFKAPGIASWQYTLLQLQVNGVLPILPLLFPVLWILATAFGEARVLAQMSKASSTSLLAKFSEDTLSSYTEMVSSQEMIRCIWSHFLCVLKGKSPTLSFTSSLLHSLGSVTVLCCVDKQGILSWPNPSPETVLFFSGKVEPPHDSHEDLTDELSTRSFCHPEMEDEPHERDALLSGPLADTVHMTNEQERNWSSDPPKAPDAHAHRKPNSRSKHPSGSNVSFSKDTEGGEEEHNQVVGDSEVLACEAEDFVCDYHLEMLSLSQDQQNPSCIQFDDSNWQMHLNSLKPLGLNVLLNLCNASVTERLCRFSDHLCNIALQETHNAVLPVHVPWGLCELARLIGFTPGAKDLFKQENYLALYRLPSDEMVKETMLGKLSSITKRRPPLSHMINLFVKDTTTSTEQMFSHGTADIILEACTDFWDGTDIYPLSGSDRKKVLDFYQRACLSGYCSAFAYKPMHCALSSQLNGKCIELVQVPGQSAIFTCCDLPGTTPIKQSSRRNSWSSDGIGEVMEKEDCIQALSGQIFMGMVSSQYQARLDIVRLIDGLVNACIRFVYFSLEDELKSKVFAEKMGLETGWNCHISLTPNGDVPGSEIPPSSPSHAGSLHDDLHQVSRDDVEGLLLMEEEGHSDLISFQPTDSDIPSFLEDCNRAKLPRGIHQVRPHLQNIDNVPLLVPLFTDCTPETMCEMIKIMQEYGEVTCCLGSSANLRNSCLFLQSDISIALDPLYPSRCSWETFGYATSTTMTHVSDELTPLQLSGQLNSLPCSMSFRQEESTSIIRLIEQARHATYGIRKCFLFLLQCQLTLVVIQFLSCLVQLPPILSTTDIVWLSCFCYPLLSISLLGKPPHSSIMTMATGKNLTSIPKKTQHYFLFCFLLKFSLTICSCLICFGFTLHESCKEVNTTNLNLTACSSIMLHSNADDAPDWFGTFSNALLVAQKLTAGLIVLHTVFISITHVHRTKPLWKKSPLSNRWWTLTVAVVLLGQVAQTVLDLKLWENLNSSLTFNHVSISPVSWLLGFLSLVLVVIINEIVKLHEIRVRVRYQKRQKLQFETKLGMNSPF; encoded by the exons GAGGTGTGGAGGAGCAGTTTTCTGTACCATGGTAACCGTTGCTCCTGTTTCCACTGGCCTGGTGCATCTTTGATGCTTCTGGCagtgctgttgctgctgtgctgctaTGGGAGCCAGCCACAGGGGAG CCAAGGTGCTGAGATAGTTAATGCACTGGcactcttcctccttctcctcttggATCTCTTCATGATCGGGCGTCAAGAGAGGCTGAAGTGCAGAGAGGTGGAGAGGAGACTTCAGACAATCATTTATAAGATAAATG ATACACTTGGCAAAGAGGTGAAGTGGCCAGACTCCATGTACCCTGACCTTCACATGCCTTATGCCCCATCCTGGTCCCTTCATTGGGCCTACAGGGATGGTCATCTTGTCAACCTGCCTGTGAGCCTGTTAGTGGAAGGAGATGTCATTGCTTTGAGGCCAGGCCAGGAGTCATTTGCCTCTCTGAGAGGGATTAAG GATGATGAGCACATAGTTCTGGAGCCAGGAGATCTGTTTCCACCTTTCTCACCTCCACCCTCCCCAAGGGGAGAAGTGAAGAAGGGACCTCAGAACCCTCAGCTGTATCGTCTCTTCCGTGTTTTGAAGACCCCAATAATTGATAATGTCAG gTGGTGTCTGGAAATGGCTTTGTCACGTCCAGTGACAGCCCTGGATAACGAGAGATTCACTGTACAGTCAGTGATGCTGAAATATGCTGTCCCTATTGTACTG GCTGGCTTCCTGATCACCAATGCTGTGCGCTTCATTTTCAAAGCTCCTGGAATTGCTTCTTGGCAGTACACTCTTCTTCAGCTACAG GTGAATGGTGTCCTACCCATCCTTCCATTGCTCTTTCCTGTCCTGTGGATTCTTGCTACAGCCTTTGGAGAAGCCAGAGTCTTGGCCCAGATGAGCAAGGCCTCATCCACCTCACTG cttGCTAAGTTTTCAGAGGACACTCTCAGCAGCTACACAGAGATGGTATCTTCTCAG GAAATGATACGCTGTATCTGGAGCCACTTCCTCTGTGTTTTAAAAGGCAAATCTCCAACTCTGAGCTTCACTTCCAGCTTGCTCCATAGTCTGGGATCTGTCACT GTGCTCTGCTGTGTAGACAAGCAAGGGATTCTTTCCTGGCCAAACCCCAGCCCAGAGACTGTACTGTTCTTCAGTGGGAAGGTGGAACCACCTCATGATAGCCATGAAGATCTGACTGATGAGCTCTCTACACGGTCCTTCTGCCATCCTGAGATGGAAGATGAG CCCCATGAAAGAGATGCTTTGCTTTCTGGCCCCCTGGCAGACACAGTCCACATGACCAATGAGCAAGAGAGGAACTGGTCTAGTGACCCTCCAAAGGCTCCTGATGCCCATGCCCACCGAAAGCCAAACAGCAGAAGCAAGCATCCCTCTGGGTCCAATGTGAGTTTTAGCAAGGACACGGAGGGTGGAGAGGAGGAACATAATCAG GTTGTTGGTGACAGTGAGGTGTTGGCTTGTGAGGCTGAAGACTTTGTGTGTGACTACCACCTTGAGATGCTTAGCCTGTCCCAAGACCAGCAGAACCCCTCCTGCATCCAGTTTGATGACTCCAACTGGCAGATGCACTTGAATTCCCTCAAGCCTCTGGGCCTGAATGTGCTGCTTAATCTCTGCAATGCCAGTGTGACAGAGCGTCTGTGCCGCTTCTCTGACCACCTCTGCAACATTGCCCTCCAGGAAACTCACAATGCCGTGCTGCCTGTCCACGTGCCCTGGGGCCTCTGTGAGCTTGCCAGGCTAATAG GTTTCACACCAGGTGCTAAAGATCTTTTCAAACAGGAGAACTATTTGGCCTTGTACCGCTTGCCAAGTGATGAGATGGTTAAGGAAACAATGCTGGGGAAGCTTTCATCGATCACCAAGAGGAGACCACCCCTGAGCCACATGATTAACCTGTTCGTGAAGGACACCACTACCA GCACTGAGCAGATGTTTTCTCATGGGACAGCTGACATCATCCTCGAGGCCTGCACGGACTTTTGGGACGGTACCGATATCTACCCCCTCTCTGGCTCTGACAG GAAGAAGGTCTTAGATTTCTATCAGCGAGCCTGCCTCTCAGGGTACTGTTCTGCCTTTGCATACAAGCCAATGCATTGTGCCTTGTCCTCCCAGCTCAATGGCAAGTGCATAGAACTGGTGCAGGTCCCTGGGCAGAGTGCTATCTTCACATGCTGTGATCTCCCTGGAACGACTCCCATTAAACAGAGCAGTCGGAGGAATAGCTGGAGCTCAGATG GGATTGGGGAAGTGATGGAGAAGGAAGACTGTATCCAGGCTCTGAGCGGACAGATCTTCATGGGAATGGTCTCATCTCAGTATCAGGCCCGTCTTGACATTGTCCGCCTCATTGATGGACTGGTCAATGCCTGCATTCGTTTTGTCTACTTCTCCCTGGAGGATGAGCTCAAAAGCAAG GTGTTTGCTGAGAAGATGGGTCTTGAGACTGGCTGGAATTGCCACATATCTTTAACACCTAATGGTGATGTGCCTGGCTCAGAGATCCCTCCCTCTAGCCCCAGCCATGCTGGCTCTCTGCACGATGACCTACATCAGG TTTCTCGAGATGATGTGGAGGGGCTTCTGCTGATGGAAGAGGAAGGGCACTCAGATCTCATCAGCTTTCAGCCAACAGACAGTGATATCCCCAGCTTCCTGGAGGACTGTAACAGG gcCAAACTCCCACGGGGGATCCACcaggtgagacctcacctgcagaaCATAGACAATGTGCCTTTGCTGGTGCCCCTCTTCACAGACTGCACCCCGGAGA CCATGTGCGAGATGATCAAGATCATGCAGGAGTACGGGGAGGTGACTTGCTGTCTGGGAAGCTCTGCCAACCTGCGGAACAGCTGCCTCTTCCTGCAGAGTGATATCAG TATAGCACTGGACCCTCTCTACCCATCTCGCTGCTCCTGGGAGACTTTTGGCTATGCCACCAGCACCACCATGACTCATGTCTCTGATGAGCTCACCCCGCTGCAGCTCTCAGGGCAACTCAACAGCCTGCCTTGCTCCATGTCCTTCCGCCAAGAAGAGAGTACCAGCATCATCAGGCTTATAGAGCAG GCCAGGCATGCAACGTATGGGATCCGCAAGtgtttcctcttcctgctgcagTGCCAGCTGACCTTGGTTGTCATTCAG TTCCTAtcctgcctggtgcagctgcCCCCCATCCTCAGTACAACGGACATCGTGTGGCTCTCCTGTTTCTGCTACCCACTGCTCAG CATCTCACTCCTGGGCAAGCCTCCCCACAGCTCCATCATGACCATGGCAACAGGAAAAAACTTGACTTCCATTCCTAAGAAG ACACAGCATTACTTCCTATTCTGCTTCCTGCTGAAATTCAGCCTGACCATCTGCTCCTGCCTCATCTGCTTCGGGTTCACGCTGCATGAGTCCTGCAAAGAAGTGAACACTACCAACCTCAATCTCACAGCCTGCTCCTCCATCATGCTGCACAG CAATGCTGATGATGCTCCTGACTGGTTTGGGACATTTTCCAATGCTCTTCTTGTAGCCCAGAAGCTCACAGCTGGCCTGATTGTTTTACACACAG TGTTCATATCCATCACCCACGTCCATCGCACCAAGCCGTTGTGGAAGAAGAGCCCCCTCTCCAACCGGTGGTGGACGCTCACTGTGGCTGTTGT ATTGCTGGGGCAAGTGGCACAGACTGTGCTGGACCTGAAACTCTGGGAAAACCTCAATTCTTCATTGACGTTTAACCACGTTTCCATCTCCCCGGTCTCATGGCTCCtgggttttctttccttggtCCTTGTTGTTATCATCAATGAGATTGTCAAGCTGCATGAAATCAG GGTCCGGGTCCGTTACCAAAAGAGGCAGAAGTTGCAGTTTGAAACAAAGCTGGGGATGAATTCACCATTTTAA
- the TMEM94 gene encoding transmembrane protein 94 isoform X3, which yields MDLKEKCQDEMTSSLGLTTKKALTILRDQLSALLEGHQKERKKVTSWKEVWRSSFLYHGNRCSCFHWPGASLMLLAVLLLLCCYGSQPQGSQGAEIVNALALFLLLLLDLFMIGRQERLKCREVERRLQTIIYKINDTLGKEVKWPDSMYPDLHMPYAPSWSLHWAYRDGHLVNLPVSLLVEGDVIALRPGQESFASLRGIKDDEHIVLEPGDLFPPFSPPPSPRGEVKKGPQNPQLYRLFRVLKTPIIDNVRWCLEMALSRPVTALDNERFTVQSVMLKYAVPIVLAGFLITNAVRFIFKAPGIASWQYTLLQLQVNGVLPILPLLFPVLWILATAFGEARVLAQMSKASSTSLEMIRCIWSHFLCVLKGKSPTLSFTSSLLHSLGSVTVLCCVDKQGILSWPNPSPETVLFFSGKVEPPHDSHEDLTDELSTRSFCHPEMEDEPHERDALLSGPLADTVHMTNEQERNWSSDPPKAPDAHAHRKPNSRSKHPSGSNVSFSKDTEGGEEEHNQVVGDSEVLACEAEDFVCDYHLEMLSLSQDQQNPSCIQFDDSNWQMHLNSLKPLGLNVLLNLCNASVTERLCRFSDHLCNIALQETHNAVLPVHVPWGLCELARLIGFTPGAKDLFKQENYLALYRLPSDEMVKETMLGKLSSITKRRPPLSHMINLFVKDTTTSTEQMFSHGTADIILEACTDFWDGTDIYPLSGSDRKKVLDFYQRACLSGYCSAFAYKPMHCALSSQLNGKCIELVQVPGQSAIFTCCDLPGTTPIKQSSRRNSWSSDEGIGEVMEKEDCIQALSGQIFMGMVSSQYQARLDIVRLIDGLVNACIRFVYFSLEDELKSKVFAEKMGLETGWNCHISLTPNGDVPGSEIPPSSPSHAGSLHDDLHQVSRDDVEGLLLMEEEGHSDLISFQPTDSDIPSFLEDCNRAKLPRGIHQVRPHLQNIDNVPLLVPLFTDCTPETMCEMIKIMQEYGEVTCCLGSSANLRNSCLFLQSDISIALDPLYPSRCSWETFGYATSTTMTHVSDELTPLQLSGQLNSLPCSMSFRQEESTSIIRLIEQARHATYGIRKCFLFLLQCQLTLVVIQFLSCLVQLPPILSTTDIVWLSCFCYPLLSISLLGKPPHSSIMTMATGKNLTSIPKKTQHYFLFCFLLKFSLTICSCLICFGFTLHESCKEVNTTNLNLTACSSIMLHSNADDAPDWFGTFSNALLVAQKLTAGLIVLHTVFISITHVHRTKPLWKKSPLSNRWWTLTVAVVLLGQVAQTVLDLKLWENLNSSLTFNHVSISPVSWLLGFLSLVLVVIINEIVKLHEIRVRVRYQKRQKLQFETKLGMNSPF from the exons GAGGTGTGGAGGAGCAGTTTTCTGTACCATGGTAACCGTTGCTCCTGTTTCCACTGGCCTGGTGCATCTTTGATGCTTCTGGCagtgctgttgctgctgtgctgctaTGGGAGCCAGCCACAGGGGAG CCAAGGTGCTGAGATAGTTAATGCACTGGcactcttcctccttctcctcttggATCTCTTCATGATCGGGCGTCAAGAGAGGCTGAAGTGCAGAGAGGTGGAGAGGAGACTTCAGACAATCATTTATAAGATAAATG ATACACTTGGCAAAGAGGTGAAGTGGCCAGACTCCATGTACCCTGACCTTCACATGCCTTATGCCCCATCCTGGTCCCTTCATTGGGCCTACAGGGATGGTCATCTTGTCAACCTGCCTGTGAGCCTGTTAGTGGAAGGAGATGTCATTGCTTTGAGGCCAGGCCAGGAGTCATTTGCCTCTCTGAGAGGGATTAAG GATGATGAGCACATAGTTCTGGAGCCAGGAGATCTGTTTCCACCTTTCTCACCTCCACCCTCCCCAAGGGGAGAAGTGAAGAAGGGACCTCAGAACCCTCAGCTGTATCGTCTCTTCCGTGTTTTGAAGACCCCAATAATTGATAATGTCAG gTGGTGTCTGGAAATGGCTTTGTCACGTCCAGTGACAGCCCTGGATAACGAGAGATTCACTGTACAGTCAGTGATGCTGAAATATGCTGTCCCTATTGTACTG GCTGGCTTCCTGATCACCAATGCTGTGCGCTTCATTTTCAAAGCTCCTGGAATTGCTTCTTGGCAGTACACTCTTCTTCAGCTACAG GTGAATGGTGTCCTACCCATCCTTCCATTGCTCTTTCCTGTCCTGTGGATTCTTGCTACAGCCTTTGGAGAAGCCAGAGTCTTGGCCCAGATGAGCAAGGCCTCATCCACCTCACTG GAAATGATACGCTGTATCTGGAGCCACTTCCTCTGTGTTTTAAAAGGCAAATCTCCAACTCTGAGCTTCACTTCCAGCTTGCTCCATAGTCTGGGATCTGTCACT GTGCTCTGCTGTGTAGACAAGCAAGGGATTCTTTCCTGGCCAAACCCCAGCCCAGAGACTGTACTGTTCTTCAGTGGGAAGGTGGAACCACCTCATGATAGCCATGAAGATCTGACTGATGAGCTCTCTACACGGTCCTTCTGCCATCCTGAGATGGAAGATGAG CCCCATGAAAGAGATGCTTTGCTTTCTGGCCCCCTGGCAGACACAGTCCACATGACCAATGAGCAAGAGAGGAACTGGTCTAGTGACCCTCCAAAGGCTCCTGATGCCCATGCCCACCGAAAGCCAAACAGCAGAAGCAAGCATCCCTCTGGGTCCAATGTGAGTTTTAGCAAGGACACGGAGGGTGGAGAGGAGGAACATAATCAG GTTGTTGGTGACAGTGAGGTGTTGGCTTGTGAGGCTGAAGACTTTGTGTGTGACTACCACCTTGAGATGCTTAGCCTGTCCCAAGACCAGCAGAACCCCTCCTGCATCCAGTTTGATGACTCCAACTGGCAGATGCACTTGAATTCCCTCAAGCCTCTGGGCCTGAATGTGCTGCTTAATCTCTGCAATGCCAGTGTGACAGAGCGTCTGTGCCGCTTCTCTGACCACCTCTGCAACATTGCCCTCCAGGAAACTCACAATGCCGTGCTGCCTGTCCACGTGCCCTGGGGCCTCTGTGAGCTTGCCAGGCTAATAG GTTTCACACCAGGTGCTAAAGATCTTTTCAAACAGGAGAACTATTTGGCCTTGTACCGCTTGCCAAGTGATGAGATGGTTAAGGAAACAATGCTGGGGAAGCTTTCATCGATCACCAAGAGGAGACCACCCCTGAGCCACATGATTAACCTGTTCGTGAAGGACACCACTACCA GCACTGAGCAGATGTTTTCTCATGGGACAGCTGACATCATCCTCGAGGCCTGCACGGACTTTTGGGACGGTACCGATATCTACCCCCTCTCTGGCTCTGACAG GAAGAAGGTCTTAGATTTCTATCAGCGAGCCTGCCTCTCAGGGTACTGTTCTGCCTTTGCATACAAGCCAATGCATTGTGCCTTGTCCTCCCAGCTCAATGGCAAGTGCATAGAACTGGTGCAGGTCCCTGGGCAGAGTGCTATCTTCACATGCTGTGATCTCCCTGGAACGACTCCCATTAAACAGAGCAGTCGGAGGAATAGCTGGAGCTCAGATG AAGGGATTGGGGAAGTGATGGAGAAGGAAGACTGTATCCAGGCTCTGAGCGGACAGATCTTCATGGGAATGGTCTCATCTCAGTATCAGGCCCGTCTTGACATTGTCCGCCTCATTGATGGACTGGTCAATGCCTGCATTCGTTTTGTCTACTTCTCCCTGGAGGATGAGCTCAAAAGCAAG GTGTTTGCTGAGAAGATGGGTCTTGAGACTGGCTGGAATTGCCACATATCTTTAACACCTAATGGTGATGTGCCTGGCTCAGAGATCCCTCCCTCTAGCCCCAGCCATGCTGGCTCTCTGCACGATGACCTACATCAGG TTTCTCGAGATGATGTGGAGGGGCTTCTGCTGATGGAAGAGGAAGGGCACTCAGATCTCATCAGCTTTCAGCCAACAGACAGTGATATCCCCAGCTTCCTGGAGGACTGTAACAGG gcCAAACTCCCACGGGGGATCCACcaggtgagacctcacctgcagaaCATAGACAATGTGCCTTTGCTGGTGCCCCTCTTCACAGACTGCACCCCGGAGA CCATGTGCGAGATGATCAAGATCATGCAGGAGTACGGGGAGGTGACTTGCTGTCTGGGAAGCTCTGCCAACCTGCGGAACAGCTGCCTCTTCCTGCAGAGTGATATCAG TATAGCACTGGACCCTCTCTACCCATCTCGCTGCTCCTGGGAGACTTTTGGCTATGCCACCAGCACCACCATGACTCATGTCTCTGATGAGCTCACCCCGCTGCAGCTCTCAGGGCAACTCAACAGCCTGCCTTGCTCCATGTCCTTCCGCCAAGAAGAGAGTACCAGCATCATCAGGCTTATAGAGCAG GCCAGGCATGCAACGTATGGGATCCGCAAGtgtttcctcttcctgctgcagTGCCAGCTGACCTTGGTTGTCATTCAG TTCCTAtcctgcctggtgcagctgcCCCCCATCCTCAGTACAACGGACATCGTGTGGCTCTCCTGTTTCTGCTACCCACTGCTCAG CATCTCACTCCTGGGCAAGCCTCCCCACAGCTCCATCATGACCATGGCAACAGGAAAAAACTTGACTTCCATTCCTAAGAAG ACACAGCATTACTTCCTATTCTGCTTCCTGCTGAAATTCAGCCTGACCATCTGCTCCTGCCTCATCTGCTTCGGGTTCACGCTGCATGAGTCCTGCAAAGAAGTGAACACTACCAACCTCAATCTCACAGCCTGCTCCTCCATCATGCTGCACAG CAATGCTGATGATGCTCCTGACTGGTTTGGGACATTTTCCAATGCTCTTCTTGTAGCCCAGAAGCTCACAGCTGGCCTGATTGTTTTACACACAG TGTTCATATCCATCACCCACGTCCATCGCACCAAGCCGTTGTGGAAGAAGAGCCCCCTCTCCAACCGGTGGTGGACGCTCACTGTGGCTGTTGT ATTGCTGGGGCAAGTGGCACAGACTGTGCTGGACCTGAAACTCTGGGAAAACCTCAATTCTTCATTGACGTTTAACCACGTTTCCATCTCCCCGGTCTCATGGCTCCtgggttttctttccttggtCCTTGTTGTTATCATCAATGAGATTGTCAAGCTGCATGAAATCAG GGTCCGGGTCCGTTACCAAAAGAGGCAGAAGTTGCAGTTTGAAACAAAGCTGGGGATGAATTCACCATTTTAA